In the Candidatus Zixiibacteriota bacterium genome, one interval contains:
- a CDS encoding prepilin-type N-terminal cleavage/methylation domain-containing protein, which translates to MKDGLIAEWMRRSGGFTLVELVIVIVVLGIVAGVVIPRIGPLTEQSKVNATREEMLRIKTAIKGDPSLIAGSEYVNRGFEGDVGFAPYQLRDLARKPDSIPAYDRFTRLGWNGPYLDSSGQNYLYDAWGLAYAYNPTARTITSTGADPDIVVNF; encoded by the coding sequence ATGAAGGATGGCTTGATAGCAGAATGGATGCGGCGCTCCGGCGGCTTTACTCTGGTGGAGCTGGTAATCGTTATTGTTGTGCTCGGTATAGTCGCCGGTGTGGTCATTCCCCGGATTGGACCCTTGACAGAGCAATCCAAAGTGAATGCCACCCGTGAAGAAATGCTGCGAATCAAGACAGCCATCAAAGGAGACCCGAGTCTGATTGCCGGCTCGGAATATGTCAATCGCGGTTTTGAAGGGGATGTCGGTTTTGCGCCGTACCAATTGCGCGACCTGGCGCGCAAACCGGACAGCATTCCGGCTTACGACAGATTTACCCGTCTGGGCTGGAATGGTCCCTATCTCGACAGTTCGGGACAGAATTATCTCTATGACGCCTGGGGACTGGCTTATGCCTACAATCCAACGGCGCGCACGATAACCTCCACCGGAGCCGACCCCGATATCGTGGTCAATTTCTGA
- a CDS encoding prepilin-type N-terminal cleavage/methylation domain-containing protein, which translates to MLKSEKGLTLIELVMVIIIVGILAGVAMKSMDSAIETGRVEATKKEMEMLAQAIVGNPALVSNGFRVDFGYVGDIGALPPNLDALAANPGGFSTWDGPYIVNSFTQATDDYKKDAWNVLYTYNGLNLVSTGSGSNITKQIAGAVSDLTANTVQGTVVDVEGIPPGIYNVDVDISINYPDGLGGMTTATVNPSPNGNYSFGNIPIGNHQIIAVNTTTDDTLLSYVTVPPKSSIINNLRFGSALWGAGNSPSANGLQYVSGSAQLSGGNDVEFDIFNNTGANINISWLTATYVRNPAAYYERIRWANGTVANSTNPRYSSGQQVNFSSSRTINDGSTVTVRLQDFNTSLNGGGSSANMAGVSFTVVFSDSSTINFSL; encoded by the coding sequence ATGCTGAAATCTGAAAAAGGTCTGACGCTGATTGAACTGGTAATGGTAATAATCATAGTCGGAATCCTTGCCGGGGTGGCGATGAAATCGATGGATTCAGCCATTGAAACGGGACGGGTGGAAGCGACTAAAAAAGAGATGGAAATGCTGGCGCAGGCGATTGTCGGGAATCCGGCGCTGGTCAGCAACGGCTTTCGCGTTGATTTTGGCTATGTCGGCGACATCGGCGCCCTGCCCCCTAATCTGGATGCGTTGGCGGCGAATCCGGGCGGGTTTAGCACCTGGGACGGTCCTTATATTGTAAATTCGTTCACTCAGGCGACCGACGATTACAAGAAAGATGCCTGGAATGTTCTTTACACCTACAACGGTTTGAATCTTGTTTCGACCGGTTCCGGAAGCAATATCACCAAGCAGATTGCCGGCGCGGTATCGGACCTGACCGCCAACACGGTGCAGGGGACGGTTGTCGATGTGGAGGGGATTCCTCCAGGAATCTATAATGTCGATGTCGATATCTCCATAAATTATCCCGATGGACTGGGGGGAATGACTACCGCCACAGTCAATCCCTCACCTAACGGCAACTATTCCTTCGGCAACATACCGATTGGCAATCATCAGATTATTGCGGTCAATACCACCACTGACGACACATTGCTATCCTATGTAACAGTGCCGCCGAAATCGAGCATCATTAACAATCTTCGTTTTGGTTCCGCCTTGTGGGGAGCGGGAAACTCACCCAGCGCCAACGGGCTGCAATATGTTTCCGGGTCGGCGCAGCTTTCCGGCGGGAACGATGTTGAATTCGATATTTTTAATAATACCGGCGCTAATATCAATATATCGTGGCTGACGGCGACCTATGTTCGTAATCCGGCGGCATATTACGAGCGGATTCGCTGGGCGAACGGCACCGTTGCCAACAGCACCAATCCCCGCTATTCCTCGGGTCAGCAGGTCAATTTTTCCAGTTCACGGACTATCAATGACGGCTCAACCGTCACGGTGAGGCTGCAGGATTTTAATACGTCATTGAACGGCGGAGGCTCCAGCGCCAACATGGCCGGAGTCTCCTTTACGGTCGTTTTTAGCGACAGCTCCACGATAAATTTCAGCCTGTAG
- a CDS encoding secretin and TonB N-terminal domain-containing protein, producing the protein MKKIVLLLGIIGALQISTWGQGLQSEKRISLQFDNVPIATVLNMLAQKYDLNLVFAGDVESKISIKLDNVALQEALQAILNANGLNYYLIGDIIVVKPVETSAVGETVPALIKLAYISPNAAMNAAADLLSPKGKMKVVEDATSVSKGPGAPNPTELVIVDFPDVVQKVINFIKQLDKPQPLVAIQVRMIEMNVDGEKKTGFNWPTSLNGRLHGIENTTSTGSSTTTNATEALGALDLPDGKWEWGKLSVAEVALVLDFLEKSGNSKLISDPRITTLNNHQAEIKVATVVPIQTINRFSEGGAVQDIVTFQDEEVGISLQVTPRITDSNQIMLDVYPTVAEIIGFSGPEGNQKPITSERSIRTKITVQNGETAALGGLLKESKIENEQKVFFLGSIPILGNLFKHKTVKTSTTDLLILITPTVVSY; encoded by the coding sequence ATGAAGAAGATCGTACTCCTCCTCGGAATTATCGGGGCTCTGCAGATATCGACTTGGGGTCAGGGACTTCAATCGGAAAAAAGAATTTCGCTTCAATTCGATAATGTTCCCATCGCCACCGTCCTCAATATGCTGGCTCAGAAATATGATTTGAACCTGGTCTTTGCCGGTGATGTGGAGAGCAAGATTTCCATCAAGCTGGATAATGTCGCCCTGCAGGAAGCGCTCCAGGCGATACTTAACGCCAACGGTCTGAACTATTATCTTATCGGCGACATCATAGTTGTCAAACCGGTGGAAACATCGGCGGTCGGAGAAACCGTTCCGGCGCTGATTAAGCTGGCTTATATCTCCCCTAACGCGGCAATGAATGCCGCCGCCGACTTGCTTTCACCCAAGGGTAAAATGAAAGTGGTCGAGGATGCCACGTCTGTTTCAAAGGGTCCCGGCGCCCCAAACCCGACGGAGCTGGTTATAGTTGACTTTCCCGACGTCGTGCAGAAAGTGATCAACTTCATAAAACAGCTGGATAAACCGCAACCGCTGGTGGCGATACAGGTGCGGATGATTGAAATGAATGTTGACGGCGAGAAAAAGACCGGCTTCAACTGGCCTACTTCCCTTAACGGCCGTCTGCATGGGATAGAGAATACGACCAGCACCGGCTCCAGCACCACCACCAATGCCACAGAAGCGCTGGGAGCGCTTGATTTGCCTGACGGAAAATGGGAGTGGGGCAAACTCTCGGTGGCCGAGGTGGCGCTGGTTCTCGATTTCCTGGAAAAATCGGGCAATTCCAAACTGATATCGGACCCGCGCATCACGACTTTGAATAATCATCAGGCGGAAATCAAAGTGGCGACAGTGGTGCCGATTCAGACAATAAATCGGTTCAGTGAAGGGGGCGCCGTTCAGGATATCGTTACTTTTCAGGACGAGGAGGTCGGCATTTCGCTGCAGGTAACACCCCGTATCACCGACAGCAATCAGATAATGCTCGATGTCTATCCAACCGTGGCGGAGATAATCGGCTTCTCCGGTCCCGAAGGGAATCAGAAGCCGATAACCTCCGAGCGTTCCATTCGGACAAAAATCACGGTCCAGAACGGCGAAACGGCCGCTCTGGGAGGGCTGCTCAAAGAGAGTAAGATTGAGAACGAACAGAAGGTCTTTTTCCTCGGGTCCATTCCGATTCTGGGCAATCTTTTCAAGCATAAGACGGTCAAGACCAGCACCACCGACCTTCTGATACTTATAACTCCAACGGTTGTTTCATATTGA
- a CDS encoding PQQ-dependent sugar dehydrogenase, whose amino-acid sequence MAKWKFRAFLLIMALTLISVGVPARGESEKRLNLSGTGAVRPTATALTTVRIASGLSRPVFVCSPPGDNERLFILEQYTGLIKIWRNDSVLARPFLDIGDSLATNGNEQGLLGMAFHPAFETNRYFFLNYTKVGGATVIKRYMVSANDPDSADFTSGVTIMTVPQPYSNHNGGMIAFSPVDGYLYIGMGDGGSGGDPQNRAQDGSSLLGKMLRIDVDAGFPYGIPPDNPFVDSASTRDEIWAKGLRNPWRFSFDALTGEMYIGDVGQNAWEEISYQPAGSPGGENYGWRLKEGTHCHNPSTNCDPDGVLTDPIHEYSHASSRCSVTGGYVYRGCAIPDLQGTYFFADYCTSEIWSFRFDGTKIAEFTDRTAELEPGGGITIDWISSFGVDNRGELYILDHLGGEIFKIVPEGVPSLCFFDCGDIDGNSRINILDITYLLNYLYKGGTAPVSLTAADVNGSGGINILDITSFIAHLYKGGPALNCPV is encoded by the coding sequence ATGGCGAAATGGAAATTCAGAGCATTCCTGCTAATAATGGCTTTGACGCTAATATCGGTGGGCGTTCCGGCGCGGGGCGAATCAGAGAAGCGTCTTAACTTGTCGGGCACGGGCGCCGTTCGTCCCACCGCAACGGCTTTGACCACGGTGAGAATAGCCTCCGGTTTGTCACGCCCTGTTTTCGTCTGCTCCCCGCCGGGGGATAATGAGCGCCTGTTCATCCTGGAGCAATACACCGGACTCATCAAAATCTGGAGGAATGATTCTGTCCTTGCCCGCCCCTTCCTGGATATCGGCGATAGTCTTGCCACCAATGGAAACGAGCAGGGACTTCTGGGAATGGCTTTCCACCCCGCTTTTGAAACTAATCGCTATTTCTTCCTTAATTATACCAAAGTTGGCGGAGCCACAGTCATCAAGCGATACATGGTTTCGGCGAACGACCCTGACAGCGCCGACTTCACCAGCGGTGTAACCATAATGACTGTCCCCCAGCCGTACAGCAATCATAACGGCGGAATGATAGCTTTCTCGCCTGTCGACGGATACTTATATATCGGTATGGGTGACGGCGGCTCCGGAGGCGACCCGCAAAATCGGGCGCAGGATGGCTCCTCCCTGCTGGGGAAAATGCTTCGGATAGATGTTGATGCTGGATTTCCGTACGGGATACCGCCGGATAATCCCTTTGTCGATTCGGCGTCAACCCGCGATGAAATCTGGGCTAAGGGGCTTCGCAACCCCTGGCGATTCAGTTTCGATGCCCTGACCGGAGAAATGTATATCGGTGACGTCGGTCAGAATGCCTGGGAAGAGATTAGTTATCAGCCCGCCGGCAGCCCGGGAGGTGAGAATTATGGATGGCGACTCAAAGAAGGAACTCATTGCCACAATCCCTCCACCAATTGCGACCCCGATGGAGTTCTGACTGACCCGATTCATGAATACTCACATGCATCCTCACGATGCTCTGTCACCGGCGGGTATGTTTACCGCGGCTGCGCTATTCCCGACCTGCAGGGGACATATTTCTTCGCCGACTATTGCACCTCCGAAATATGGTCGTTCCGTTTTGATGGGACAAAAATTGCCGAGTTTACCGACCGGACCGCGGAGCTGGAGCCCGGCGGCGGCATTACTATAGACTGGATTTCTTCTTTCGGGGTGGACAATCGCGGGGAGCTTTATATCCTGGACCATCTGGGAGGAGAGATATTCAAGATTGTTCCCGAGGGGGTACCGTCGCTCTGTTTTTTCGACTGCGGTGATATCGACGGTAACAGCCGGATAAATATCCTCGATATCACCTATCTATTGAACTACCTCTATAAAGGGGGAACCGCTCCGGTATCGCTGACGGCGGCTGATGTAAACGGTTCCGGCGGTATAAATATACTCGACATCACTTCGTTCATCGCGCATCTGTATAAAGGAGGACCGGCGCTAAACTGCCCGGTATAA
- a CDS encoding squalene/phytoene synthase family protein, with protein sequence MTTMDIALRAARIEESYRFAEQIAAKRKPHLYRVATLFPDRTRYLAFCAAYASMRWVDDHVDELAGSAEELEAWQKEVSGNYSGIAGSIIYGPALADSFKKFELPLEPWLNMKKSMQHDLEQWGFATYQDFLVYAEGATVAPAAVFASLLLQRADGALFHLALPYETIRDAVRESAILCYEAHIVRDLKEDLSAGRSYFPVDELKQFGLENEHGAGEVWRPYLRFYLNRAALRRERALEALKSIEAEMTPREKLMLHLLVEFYITSLEKCIRLDGDVWSDRHWVERDEMKALLQRLKGEYEPAAALDPLSIKAIEDV encoded by the coding sequence ATGACTACAATGGATATTGCCCTGCGGGCGGCTCGGATCGAAGAATCTTACCGGTTTGCCGAGCAGATTGCCGCCAAGCGGAAGCCTCATCTTTACCGGGTCGCCACTCTCTTTCCGGACCGCACCCGTTACCTGGCGTTTTGCGCCGCTTATGCCTCAATGCGCTGGGTTGATGACCATGTCGATGAATTGGCCGGTTCGGCAGAAGAGCTGGAAGCCTGGCAGAAGGAGGTTTCCGGCAATTATTCCGGTATTGCCGGAAGCATTATCTATGGTCCGGCCCTGGCAGACAGTTTCAAGAAGTTTGAACTGCCGCTGGAGCCATGGCTCAATATGAAGAAATCGATGCAGCATGACCTGGAGCAATGGGGGTTTGCCACCTATCAGGATTTTCTTGTCTATGCCGAAGGAGCCACGGTGGCGCCGGCGGCGGTCTTTGCCTCGCTCTTGCTGCAAAGAGCAGACGGGGCGTTATTTCATCTGGCGCTGCCATACGAAACTATTCGCGATGCCGTTCGGGAATCGGCCATTCTCTGCTACGAAGCGCATATTGTCCGCGACCTCAAAGAAGACCTCAGCGCCGGACGGAGCTATTTCCCGGTGGATGAACTGAAGCAGTTCGGGCTGGAAAATGAGCATGGGGCAGGAGAAGTATGGCGTCCCTACCTCCGGTTCTATTTGAACCGGGCAGCGCTGCGGAGGGAGAGAGCATTGGAGGCATTGAAGAGTATCGAAGCGGAGATGACTCCGCGGGAAAAACTGATGCTTCATTTGCTGGTAGAGTTCTATATCACTTCGCTGGAAAAATGTATCCGGTTGGATGGCGATGTCTGGAGCGACCGCCACTGGGTTGAAAGAGATGAAATGAAGGCGCTTCTGCAGCGCTTGAAAGGCGAGTATGAACCGGCCGCGGCGCTTGACCCGCTGTCGATAAAGGCGATTGAAGATGTCTGA
- a CDS encoding Rieske (2Fe-2S) protein: protein MSEPKWIKAIPVAELHRHKFRQMRIMSRIIAIINLANEPMALDGECRHMRGPLLEGKIEGTTVTCPWHGWQYDLSTGQCLTEQWAHLRRYNCKIENGWVMIDISPLTATPPE from the coding sequence ATGTCTGAGCCGAAATGGATTAAGGCAATACCGGTGGCGGAGCTTCATCGGCACAAATTCCGCCAGATGCGGATAATGTCGCGGATCATTGCCATCATTAATCTCGCCAATGAGCCGATGGCACTTGATGGGGAATGCCGCCATATGCGGGGACCTCTTCTGGAAGGTAAAATCGAAGGGACAACGGTGACCTGTCCCTGGCATGGATGGCAGTATGACCTCAGTACCGGGCAGTGCCTTACAGAGCAGTGGGCTCATCTTCGAAGATACAACTGCAAGATTGAGAACGGCTGGGTGATGATTGATATCTCTCCCTTGACAGCCACACCCCCTGAATAA
- the queG gene encoding tRNA epoxyqueuosine(34) reductase QueG has protein sequence MLNAERAKEIARRLGADTVGITRPAAVDNPERFIRWLENGMAGEMTYLSRRLDVRLDPTKLLPDAKAIIVVGLNYFPPEGTSMTGDRLYKVARYAWGIDYHRTIRKLLKKLRQELKRHEPELKARICVDTAPFMDKYWAQKAGLGWQGKHTNLVSRQWGSWLLLGSLILNREFDRYDTPELDHCGNCRACLDACPTGALFVEYNLDATRCISYWTIESKSEEIPADISRNFNNWVFGCDICISVCPFNKFQKPFSDRSFAKLESVGPVESGEVAFLSESEFKERFARSPISRAGLKGIIRNIRAAETFK, from the coding sequence ATGTTGAATGCCGAAAGAGCAAAAGAGATAGCACGACGGTTGGGGGCAGACACTGTCGGTATAACCCGTCCGGCGGCGGTGGACAATCCTGAGAGATTTATCCGATGGCTGGAAAACGGAATGGCCGGAGAGATGACTTATCTTTCGCGCCGTCTGGATGTGCGGCTTGACCCGACTAAATTACTTCCTGATGCCAAAGCGATAATCGTGGTGGGGCTAAATTATTTTCCGCCGGAAGGCACGTCGATGACAGGCGACCGCTTATACAAAGTAGCCCGCTATGCCTGGGGCATTGATTATCATCGAACCATCAGGAAATTGCTGAAAAAACTCCGCCAGGAACTGAAGCGTCACGAACCGGAATTGAAAGCAAGAATCTGTGTCGATACGGCTCCTTTTATGGACAAATACTGGGCGCAGAAAGCCGGATTGGGCTGGCAGGGAAAACATACCAATCTGGTCTCCCGCCAATGGGGAAGCTGGCTTCTTCTGGGGAGCCTGATTTTAAATCGGGAGTTTGACCGATACGATACCCCGGAGTTAGACCACTGCGGCAACTGCCGCGCCTGTCTGGATGCCTGTCCGACCGGCGCCTTGTTTGTGGAATATAATCTTGATGCCACCCGATGTATCAGTTACTGGACAATTGAATCGAAGAGCGAGGAAATACCGGCCGATATCTCCAGGAATTTCAACAACTGGGTTTTCGGATGCGATATCTGTATTTCGGTATGCCCCTTCAATAAATTCCAGAAACCGTTTTCCGACCGCTCTTTTGCGAAGCTCGAGTCGGTTGGACCGGTCGAGTCAGGAGAGGTTGCCTTTCTCTCGGAATCGGAGTTCAAGGAGCGGTTCGCGCGGAGCCCGATTTCAAGGGCCGGTTTAAAGGGAATCATAAGGAATATTCGAGCGGCGGAAACGTTTAAGTAA
- the lepB gene encoding signal peptidase I: MSKKTEPEKGSPKVKKQGDFFDFVWENVKSFLIAIVLAIIIKTSIVEAYKIPSSSMEDTLLVGDFLIANKFIYGASIPFTSWRLPEIREPKPGDVVIFKWPGDGMTNYIKRCVATEWQTVEIRDKVLYVDGKVFPNPPHAKFTDGYIRPRMDDGNSRDNFGPYVVPRDCFFMMGDNRDNSYDSRFWGPVHKKMILGEAMFIHWSWGNDPNSPQVSVADPLSVPRLFLYNSVHFFERVRWGRLLNVIH; this comes from the coding sequence ATGTCAAAAAAAACGGAACCGGAAAAAGGCAGCCCTAAAGTAAAGAAGCAGGGAGATTTCTTTGATTTTGTCTGGGAGAATGTCAAATCTTTTCTGATTGCGATTGTTCTCGCCATAATAATCAAAACCTCCATAGTTGAAGCCTACAAAATTCCCTCTTCTTCAATGGAGGATACTCTTCTTGTGGGCGACTTTCTAATTGCCAATAAGTTTATCTACGGCGCCTCAATTCCCTTTACCAGCTGGCGGCTTCCGGAAATCAGGGAGCCGAAACCGGGCGATGTCGTCATATTCAAATGGCCCGGAGACGGCATGACCAATTATATCAAGCGCTGTGTCGCCACCGAGTGGCAGACAGTCGAAATAAGAGACAAAGTCCTTTATGTCGACGGCAAAGTCTTTCCCAATCCGCCCCATGCCAAATTTACCGACGGGTATATCAGGCCGCGGATGGATGACGGTAACAGCCGCGACAATTTCGGTCCTTATGTTGTCCCCAGAGACTGCTTCTTCATGATGGGAGATAATCGCGATAATTCTTATGACTCCCGATTCTGGGGACCGGTGCATAAAAAGATGATTCTTGGTGAGGCGATGTTTATCCACTGGTCCTGGGGGAACGACCCTAATTCTCCGCAGGTATCGGTTGCCGACCCCCTCTCGGTGCCGCGGCTTTTCTTATATAACTCGGTACATTTCTTTGAGAGGGTCCGTTGGGGACGATTGCTTAACGTTATTCATTAA
- the rseP gene encoding RIP metalloprotease RseP yields the protein MLTTILATIFVLGILVFFHELGHFLVAKRAGIRVEKFSLGFPPTLISKKWGETEYAIGIIPLGGYVKMAGENPNEESHGAPYEFMSKPVWKRFLVIFAGPFMNFVLAIVVLAGLYMIRGKEVEAVFIGQVAEGSPAESAGFSTGDEIVAIDGTEVKTFQEMASLIYKKVEEPVAITWRREGVLRTDTVITYRDKAVTPQGDTIEVGKIGVGHQPVFRRLGVIAAVGSGFNQAVFYVEKVFEFVIGLITRTVTPAEIGGPILIGQLAGATARAGFDILMEFLALLSVNLAVLNILPIPLLDGGHLVFLLVEKIKGAPLSMKTRLVIQQIGIAFLLILVIFVTFNDIRRW from the coding sequence ATGCTGACCACAATCCTGGCTACTATTTTTGTTCTTGGCATACTTGTCTTCTTTCATGAATTGGGGCATTTTCTGGTCGCCAAAAGAGCCGGCATCAGAGTCGAAAAGTTCTCGCTTGGATTTCCCCCAACACTGATTTCGAAAAAGTGGGGAGAGACCGAGTACGCTATCGGCATCATTCCTCTGGGCGGATATGTCAAAATGGCCGGCGAGAACCCGAATGAGGAAAGTCATGGCGCCCCTTATGAATTTATGTCCAAGCCGGTCTGGAAACGGTTCCTGGTAATCTTTGCCGGTCCTTTTATGAATTTCGTTCTGGCAATAGTGGTGCTCGCCGGACTTTATATGATACGCGGGAAAGAAGTGGAAGCGGTTTTTATCGGGCAGGTTGCCGAAGGGAGCCCCGCCGAAAGCGCCGGGTTCAGCACCGGGGATGAGATTGTCGCCATTGACGGCACCGAAGTCAAAACTTTTCAGGAGATGGCATCGCTTATCTACAAGAAAGTCGAGGAGCCGGTTGCCATCACCTGGCGGCGAGAAGGCGTTTTGCGGACCGACACAGTCATCACCTATCGCGATAAGGCGGTTACTCCGCAGGGCGATACTATCGAGGTCGGTAAAATCGGTGTGGGGCATCAGCCGGTCTTTCGACGACTCGGGGTAATCGCTGCAGTCGGCTCCGGCTTTAATCAGGCTGTCTTTTACGTAGAGAAGGTTTTTGAATTTGTAATTGGCTTGATAACCCGAACGGTTACTCCGGCCGAAATAGGGGGACCGATACTGATTGGCCAGCTGGCGGGGGCCACAGCTCGCGCCGGGTTCGATATATTGATGGAATTCCTTGCCCTGCTTTCAGTTAACCTGGCGGTGCTGAATATATTGCCGATTCCTCTCCTCGATGGAGGCCATCTGGTTTTCCTTCTTGTAGAGAAAATCAAAGGCGCTCCTCTATCCATGAAAACCCGCCTGGTCATTCAGCAGATAGGAATCGCATTTCTTCTTATTTTGGTCATTTTTGTTACCTTCAACGATATCCGAAGATGGTAA
- a CDS encoding 1-deoxy-D-xylulose-5-phosphate reductoisomerase gives MKKRLVILGSTGSIGRSALDVVARNKDRIEVLGLSTHRNIEQFRRQIQEFRPRFGAVTRGECYLRFQKQYPFPGTEIFCGEEAAEQLASLPEADIVLNAIVGAAGLKASLAALKSGKRLALANKESMVIGGVLLNQARKTTASEIIPVDSEHSAIWQALASGKKEEIKKIILTGSGGPFRETPREEFPSITREQALNHPVWKMGPKITVDSATMMNKGLEVIEAVHLFDIAPDKIDVVIHPQSIIHSMVEFVDSSIIAQISYPDMRLPISYALFYPDRIVSSNGHFDLTDIRQLTFQKPDYEKFPLLRLAFDVARKGGTLPAVFNAANEVAVAAFLKERVKFHQIPDIVTDTLRKHNMVEQPSLDDIIEADIWGRKTAEEFIV, from the coding sequence ATGAAGAAGCGTCTGGTCATACTTGGCTCCACCGGCTCTATCGGCCGCTCAGCGCTTGATGTTGTCGCGCGCAATAAGGACCGTATTGAGGTCTTGGGACTTTCGACACATCGGAATATTGAGCAATTCCGGCGTCAAATTCAAGAATTCCGTCCCCGTTTTGGCGCGGTCACAAGGGGAGAGTGTTACCTCCGCTTCCAGAAGCAGTATCCTTTTCCAGGAACTGAGATTTTCTGTGGGGAGGAAGCTGCTGAGCAACTGGCATCTTTGCCTGAAGCCGATATCGTTCTGAATGCCATAGTTGGAGCGGCCGGCCTGAAAGCCTCCCTGGCGGCGCTGAAATCGGGAAAGAGACTGGCTCTGGCGAATAAAGAGTCGATGGTGATAGGGGGAGTTCTTCTTAACCAGGCGCGAAAAACGACCGCTTCGGAAATAATTCCGGTCGATTCCGAGCATTCCGCTATCTGGCAGGCGCTGGCATCGGGAAAGAAAGAAGAAATAAAAAAGATTATTCTAACCGGTTCCGGCGGACCATTTCGCGAAACACCCCGGGAGGAATTCCCCTCCATTACCAGAGAGCAAGCCTTAAATCACCCCGTCTGGAAAATGGGACCCAAGATTACGGTCGATTCGGCGACCATGATGAATAAGGGACTCGAGGTAATTGAAGCGGTGCACCTCTTTGATATAGCGCCGGACAAGATTGACGTCGTCATTCACCCGCAATCAATAATTCACTCTATGGTGGAATTCGTCGACTCTTCCATTATTGCGCAGATATCCTATCCCGATATGCGTCTTCCGATATCTTACGCCTTATTCTATCCCGACCGGATTGTCTCGTCCAACGGGCATTTTGACCTGACGGATATTCGACAACTGACCTTTCAGAAGCCCGATTATGAAAAATTCCCGCTGCTGCGGCTGGCGTTTGACGTCGCCCGCAAGGGTGGCACCTTGCCGGCCGTTTTTAACGCCGCCAACGAAGTCGCTGTGGCCGCTTTCTTAAAAGAACGTGTGAAATTCCATCAAATTCCCGATATTGTAACCGATACTCTTAGAAAACATAACATGGTAGAGCAACCGTCACTTGATGATATTATCGAAGCCGACATCTGGGGGCGGAAAACTGCCGAGGAGTTTATAGTTTGA
- a CDS encoding peptidylprolyl isomerase, protein MKAVLTIMFLTAFFFGAAMADEQAGKSGQGTAPQKTETKYEKRKMDNPEIAIETDFGTMKLELFRDVAPKHVDSMLARIREGFYNGLIFHRIIDGFMIQGGDPKGNGTGNAGYYLPAEFSDIKHVEGTLSMARAQDPNSASCQFFICLAPAPHLNGQYTVFGHLMDGYEALRKIGKVKTGAANKPLEDVVIRKMLILKDIASKKEAGK, encoded by the coding sequence ATGAAAGCGGTACTAACTATTATGTTTCTGACAGCATTCTTTTTCGGCGCCGCCATGGCTGATGAGCAGGCGGGCAAAAGCGGGCAGGGGACTGCTCCCCAGAAGACAGAGACCAAATATGAAAAGAGAAAAATGGATAATCCGGAAATCGCTATTGAGACCGATTTCGGCACCATGAAGCTGGAGCTGTTTCGTGATGTTGCCCCCAAGCATGTCGACAGTATGCTGGCTCGCATCCGGGAAGGGTTTTACAACGGGCTTATCTTTCATAGAATAATAGACGGCTTCATGATTCAGGGGGGCGACCCCAAAGGGAACGGCACCGGCAATGCCGGATATTATCTCCCGGCCGAATTTTCTGATATCAAACATGTCGAAGGGACTCTTTCGATGGCTCGTGCCCAGGACCCCAATTCCGCCTCTTGTCAGTTTTTCATCTGTCTGGCGCCCGCCCCTCATCTCAATGGGCAATACACTGTTTTTGGCCATCTGATGGATGGGTATGAGGCTCTTCGGAAAATCGGAAAGGTAAAAACCGGCGCCGCCAATAAGCCGCTGGAGGATGTCGTCATCCGTAAGATGTTAATACTTAAAGATATAGCGAGCAAGAAGGAAGCCGGAAAATAG